Below is a window of Deinococcota bacterium DNA.
GATACTGGGACCGAACAGCTTCAACTGGAACGAATAAAGGTGGTGGAGCTTCCTGCCGGTAGAACCCATCTCAAATTCCGCGTTGTTAAATCGCACCAAGGCAATTAGGTAAGGAGAAGCTGCATGAGAAAGGTCATCCTTCAAAACTTCGTCACGCTGGACGGTTTCGCAGCCGACTCGAGCGGCGAAATAGATTTCATCGTGGCTGACAGAAGTGTAGATGAGGACTTTCTGCGCTCTGCGGACGCTATCGACACCATCTTGCTCGGGCGGGAGACGTACAGCATGTTTTCGCAGTATTGGCCGACGGTAACGACAGAAACCGAGCTGGTTGCCGATTTTGTAAACACCACCCCTAAAATCGTTTTTTCGCGCACGCTAG
It encodes the following:
- a CDS encoding dihydrofolate reductase family protein, giving the protein MRKVILQNFVTLDGFAADSSGEIDFIVADRSVDEDFLRSADAIDTILLGRETYSMFSQYWPTVTTETELVADFVNTTPKIVFSRTL